A genomic segment from Glycine soja cultivar W05 chromosome 20, ASM419377v2, whole genome shotgun sequence encodes:
- the LOC114401196 gene encoding uncharacterized protein LOC114401196 isoform X1 has translation MRVAVVGSGISGLASAYLLAKGGVNVVLYEKEDSLGGHAKTVNVDGVDVDLGFMVFNRVTYPNMLDFFENLGVDMESSDMSFSVSLDKGRGCEWGSRNGLSSLFAQKKNVLNPYFWQMIREIVKFKDDVISYLDMLENNPDIDRNEPLGEFIKSRGYSELFQKAYLIPICGSIWSCSSEGVMSFSAFSVLSFCRNHHLLQLFGRPQWLTVRWRSQTYVNKVKQELEREGSQIITNREVHLVSTTSEKGCVVYCNDGSQEMYDGCIMAVHAPDALRLLGDEATYDERRILGAFQYAYSDIFLHRDKNLMPQNPAAWSAWNFLGSNNNKVCLTYWINILQNIKETSQPFLVTLNPDHIPENTLLKWSTGHPVPSVAAFKASLELDHIQGKRKIWFSGAYQGYGFHEDGFKAGMIAAHGILGSCCVLQTNPKHMVPSWKELGARIFVTRFLSCYITTGCLMLLEEGGTMFTFEGTGKNCGLKSVLRVHDPQFYWKVMTQADLGLADAYINGDFSFVDKDEGLLNLILILIANRDSNASNSKLKKNRGWWTPVFFTSALTSAKFFMDHVSRRNTLTQARRNISRHYDLSNDLFATFLDETMTYSCAVFKNKDEDLKDAQKRKISLLIEKARIEKTHEILEIGCGWGSLAIEVVKQTGCKYTGITLSEEQLKLAEQRVKDAGLQDRINFVLCDYRQLPKTYKYDRIISCEMIEAVGHEYMEEFFGCCESVLADNGLLVLQFISIPDERYDEYRRSSDFIKEYIFPGGCLPSLSRITSAMAATSRLCVEHVENIGIHYYQTLRCWRKNFLKRQNEILALGFNEKFIRTWEYYFDYCGAGFKSLTLGNYQVVFSRPGNVPALGDPYKS, from the exons ATGAGAGTTGCAGTGGTTGGTAGTGGGATTAGTGGGTTGGCTTCAGCTTATCTTTTGGCCAAAGGGGGAGTGAATGTGGTGCTCTATGAGAAGGAGGATTCGTTGGGAGGACATGCCAAGACTGTGAATGTTGATGGGGTTGATGTTGACCTTGGCTTCATGGTCTTCAATCGG GTCACCTATCCTAACATGTTGGATTTTTTTGAGAATCTTGGAGTTGACATGGAATCATCAGACATGTCTTTTTCTGTTAGTTTAGACAAAGGTCGTGGATGCGAATGGGGAAGCAGAAATGGTTTGTCAAGCTTGTTTGCACAGAAGAAGAATGTACTGAATCCTTACTTCTGGCAAATGATAAGGGAAATTGTCAAGTTCAAAGATGATGTTATTAG CTATCTTGATATGCTTGAGAATAACCCAGATATTGACCGCAACGAGCCTCTAGGGGAATTCATCAAGTCAAGGGGTTACTCCGAATTATTTCAGAAAGCCTATCTT ATTCCAATTTGTGGTTCTATCTGGTCCTGCTCTTCTGAAGGAGTTATGAGTTTCTCTGCTTTCTCAGTTCTTTCATTCTGTCGCAACCACCATCTACTTCAG CTCTTTGGCAGACCACAGTGGCTAACTGTAAGATGGCGCTCACAAACTTATGTTAATAAG GTCAAACAAGAGCTTGAGAGGGAAGGTAGTCAAATAATAACTAATCGTGAGGTTCACTTGGTTTCGACGACATctgaaaaag GATGTGTTGTGTACTGCAATGATGGTTCTCAAGAAATGTATGATGGATGCATAATGGCAGTGCATGCACCTGATGCCTTGCGATTATTAGGAGATGAAGCAACATATGATGAGCGAAGAATACTCGGAGCTTTTCAATATGCTTACAG TGATATTTTTCTTCATCGTGACAAAAATTTAATGCCCCAAAACCCAGCAGCATGGAGTGCATGGAATTTTCTTGGTAGTAACAACAACAAAGTTTGTCTAACATACTGGATCAATATTCTTCAG AATATTAAAGAGACAAGTCAACCCTTTCTTGTAACTCTCAATCCAGACCATATACCAGAAAATACCTTGCTAAAGTGGTCAACTGGCCATCCAGTCCCATCAGTTGCTGCATTCAAAGCTTCATTAGAGCTTGACCATAttcaagggaaaagaaaaatctgGTTTTCAGGAGCATACCAAG GTTATGGATTTCATGAAGATGGATTTAAG GCTGGCATGATCGCAGCTCATGGCATTCTAGGAAGCTGCTGTGTCCTTCAGACCAACCCAAAACACATGGTACCTTCTTGGAAGGAACTGGGAGCACGCATTTTTGTGACTAGATTCCTGAGTTGCTATATCACTACTGGTTGTTTAAT GTTACTGGAAGAGGGAGGAACAATGTTCACCTTTGAGGGAACTGGGAAAAACTGTGGTCTGAAGAGTGTTTTGAGGGTCCACGATCCACAATTTTATTGGAAG GTGATGACACAGGCAGATTTAGGCCTTGCAGATGCATATATCAATGGGGACTTTTCATTTGTTGATAAAGATGAAGGTCTCTTGAATCTTATTTTG ATTCTCATAGCCAACAGAGATTCAAATGCATCCAACTCAAAACTGAAGAAGAATAG GGGTTGGTGGACACCCGTTTTCTTTACGTCTGCTTTGACATCTGCAAAGTTCTTCATGGATCATGTTTCAAGGCGAAATACTCTCACGCAGGCTCGCAGGAACATCTCTAGGCATTATGATCTG AGCAATGACCTCTTTGCGACTTTCTTGGATGAAACAATGACATATTCATGTGCAGTGTTCAAG AATAAAGATGAAGACTTGAAAgatgcacaaaagagaaaaatctcTCTCCTGATTGAAAAA GCTAGAATAGagaagacacatgaaattcttGAGATTGGATGTGGATGGGGAAGTTTAGCCATTGAAGTTGTCAAACAAACCGGCTGCAAATACACTGGTATCACTTTGTCTGAGGAGCAACTGAAACTTGCAGAACAAAGAGTTAAAGATGCTGGGCTTCAG GACCGCATCAATTTTGTTCTATGCGACTATCGCCAATTGCCCAAGACATATAAATACGATAGGATTATATCTTG TGAAATGATAGAAGCTGTTGGTCATGAATACATGGAAGAGTTCTTTGGCTGTTGTGAATCAGTATTGGCGGATAATGGACTTCTTGTTCTCCAG TTCATATCAATCCCGGATGAGCGTTATGATGAATATAGGCGCAGTTCTGATTTTATAAAGGAATATATATTTCCAGGAGGTTGCCTACCCTCTCTAAGTAGGATAACATCTGCCATGGCAGCCACATCCAGACTATG CGTGGAGCACGTTGAAAACATAGGTATTCATTACTACCAAACACTCAGATGCTGGAGAAAAAACTTCTTGAAAAGGCAGAA tgaaattttggctctcgGATTCAATGAAAAATTTATCAGGACATGGGAATACTATTTTGATTACTGTGGTGCAGGTTTTAAGTCACTCACACTAGGGAATTATCAG GTGGTTTTCTCACGCCCTGGTAACGTTCCTGCATTAGGCGATCCATACAAAAGCTAG
- the LOC114401196 gene encoding uncharacterized protein LOC114401196 isoform X2 has product MKQHMMSEEYSELFNMLTAWSAWNFLGSNNNKVCLTYWINILQNIKETSQPFLVTLNPDHIPENTLLKWSTGHPVPSVAAFKASLELDHIQGKRKIWFSGAYQGYGFHEDGFKAGMIAAHGILGSCCVLQTNPKHMVPSWKELGARIFVTRFLSCYITTGCLMLLEEGGTMFTFEGTGKNCGLKSVLRVHDPQFYWKVMTQADLGLADAYINGDFSFVDKDEGLLNLILILIANRDSNASNSKLKKNRGWWTPVFFTSALTSAKFFMDHVSRRNTLTQARRNISRHYDLSNDLFATFLDETMTYSCAVFKNKDEDLKDAQKRKISLLIEKARIEKTHEILEIGCGWGSLAIEVVKQTGCKYTGITLSEEQLKLAEQRVKDAGLQDRINFVLCDYRQLPKTYKYDRIISCEMIEAVGHEYMEEFFGCCESVLADNGLLVLQFISIPDERYDEYRRSSDFIKEYIFPGGCLPSLSRITSAMAATSRLCVEHVENIGIHYYQTLRCWRKNFLKRQNEILALGFNEKFIRTWEYYFDYCGAGFKSLTLGNYQVVFSRPGNVPALGDPYKS; this is encoded by the exons ATGAAGCAACATATGATGAGCGAAGAATACTCGGAGCTTTTCAATATGCTTACAG CATGGAGTGCATGGAATTTTCTTGGTAGTAACAACAACAAAGTTTGTCTAACATACTGGATCAATATTCTTCAG AATATTAAAGAGACAAGTCAACCCTTTCTTGTAACTCTCAATCCAGACCATATACCAGAAAATACCTTGCTAAAGTGGTCAACTGGCCATCCAGTCCCATCAGTTGCTGCATTCAAAGCTTCATTAGAGCTTGACCATAttcaagggaaaagaaaaatctgGTTTTCAGGAGCATACCAAG GTTATGGATTTCATGAAGATGGATTTAAG GCTGGCATGATCGCAGCTCATGGCATTCTAGGAAGCTGCTGTGTCCTTCAGACCAACCCAAAACACATGGTACCTTCTTGGAAGGAACTGGGAGCACGCATTTTTGTGACTAGATTCCTGAGTTGCTATATCACTACTGGTTGTTTAAT GTTACTGGAAGAGGGAGGAACAATGTTCACCTTTGAGGGAACTGGGAAAAACTGTGGTCTGAAGAGTGTTTTGAGGGTCCACGATCCACAATTTTATTGGAAG GTGATGACACAGGCAGATTTAGGCCTTGCAGATGCATATATCAATGGGGACTTTTCATTTGTTGATAAAGATGAAGGTCTCTTGAATCTTATTTTG ATTCTCATAGCCAACAGAGATTCAAATGCATCCAACTCAAAACTGAAGAAGAATAG GGGTTGGTGGACACCCGTTTTCTTTACGTCTGCTTTGACATCTGCAAAGTTCTTCATGGATCATGTTTCAAGGCGAAATACTCTCACGCAGGCTCGCAGGAACATCTCTAGGCATTATGATCTG AGCAATGACCTCTTTGCGACTTTCTTGGATGAAACAATGACATATTCATGTGCAGTGTTCAAG AATAAAGATGAAGACTTGAAAgatgcacaaaagagaaaaatctcTCTCCTGATTGAAAAA GCTAGAATAGagaagacacatgaaattcttGAGATTGGATGTGGATGGGGAAGTTTAGCCATTGAAGTTGTCAAACAAACCGGCTGCAAATACACTGGTATCACTTTGTCTGAGGAGCAACTGAAACTTGCAGAACAAAGAGTTAAAGATGCTGGGCTTCAG GACCGCATCAATTTTGTTCTATGCGACTATCGCCAATTGCCCAAGACATATAAATACGATAGGATTATATCTTG TGAAATGATAGAAGCTGTTGGTCATGAATACATGGAAGAGTTCTTTGGCTGTTGTGAATCAGTATTGGCGGATAATGGACTTCTTGTTCTCCAG TTCATATCAATCCCGGATGAGCGTTATGATGAATATAGGCGCAGTTCTGATTTTATAAAGGAATATATATTTCCAGGAGGTTGCCTACCCTCTCTAAGTAGGATAACATCTGCCATGGCAGCCACATCCAGACTATG CGTGGAGCACGTTGAAAACATAGGTATTCATTACTACCAAACACTCAGATGCTGGAGAAAAAACTTCTTGAAAAGGCAGAA tgaaattttggctctcgGATTCAATGAAAAATTTATCAGGACATGGGAATACTATTTTGATTACTGTGGTGCAGGTTTTAAGTCACTCACACTAGGGAATTATCAG GTGGTTTTCTCACGCCCTGGTAACGTTCCTGCATTAGGCGATCCATACAAAAGCTAG